One part of the Epinephelus fuscoguttatus linkage group LG12, E.fuscoguttatus.final_Chr_v1 genome encodes these proteins:
- the spry4 gene encoding protein sprouty homolog 4 encodes MESRVPHHIPGVSSSLISQPLLDSRVPYGRLQHPLTIYPIDQIKSSHVENDYIDSPAVVSQQPPSQKSANRRITWLGQNQEAFLGANHNHHHNHQHQHHQQGRCEPHPHQDTTTHPWISFSGRPSSISSSSSTSSDQRLLDHAAPTPTVDHHPNLHPHQGPVNTITTRTPGCFTSSESKVLTSSSSASSCSSSSKSLDLKSAKMPVGGVCTTGGQQGLALIPSSPAEKKHLLLCEHCGKCRCTECTLPRTLPSCWVCNQECLCSAQSLVDTATCMCLVKGIFYHCTEDEDDEGSCADKPCSCSQANCCARWSFMAALSVVLPCLVCYLPATGLAKLGQKCYDNVSRPGCRCKNSQGGVSAPVCKNGGVEAKVGTLEKQQQGS; translated from the coding sequence ATGGAGTCCAGGGTTCCCCACCACATCCCCGGAGTGTCCTCCTCCCTTATATCCCAGCCCCTGCTGGACAGTCGAGTGCCCTACGGCCGCCTGCAGCACCCTCTCACCATCTACCCCATCGACCAAATAAAGTCCTCGCATGTAGAGAACGACTACATCGACAGCCCGGCCGTCGTCTCCCAGCAGCCCCCGAGTCAGAAGTCTGCGAACCGAAGAATCACCTGGCTTGGTCAGAACCAGGAGGCCTTCCTGGGGGCAAACCACAACCACCATCACAATCACCAACATCAGCACCACCAGCAGGGCAGGTGCGAGCCCCACCCTCACCAGGACACAACCACCCACCCTTGGATTTCCTTCAGTGGGAGGCCCAGCtctatcagcagcagcagcagcacctcaTCTGATCAGAGACTGCTGGACCACGCTGCACCCACCCCAACAGTAGACCACCACCCAAACCTGCACCCCCACCAGGGCCCAGTGAACACAATCACTACCCGAACTCCAGGctgcttcacttcctctgaGTCGAAAGtcctcacctcctcttcctctgcctcgtcttgctcctcctcctctaaaTCGCTGGACCTCAAGTCTGCAAAGATGCCCGTGGGAGGCGTGTGCACCACTGGAGGCCAGCAGGGGTTGGCGCTGATTCCTTCCTCCCCGGCCGAGAAGAAGCACCTCCTTCTCTGCGAGCACTGCGGGAAGTGCCGATGCACGGAGTGTACGCTCCCCCGAACCCTGCCCTCTTGTTGGGTCTGCAACCAGGAGTGCCTGTGCTCTGCTCAGAGCCTGGTGGATACAGCCACCTGCATGTGCCTGGTCAAAGGGATCTTCTACCACTGCACCGAGGATGAGGACGACGAGGGCTCCTGTGCCGACAAGCCCTGTTCGTGCTCCCAGGCCAACTGTTGCGCACGCTGGTCCTTCATGGCTGCCCTTTCAGTTGTCCTGCCTTGCCTGGTCTGCTATCTGCCGGCTACGGGCCTGGCCAAACTGGGACAGAAGTGTTACGATAATGTTAGCAGGCCTGGCTGCCGCTGCAAGAACTCCCAGGGAGGCGTGAGCGCCCCTGTGTGTAAAAATGGAGGCGTGGAAGCAAAAGTTGGGACGCtagagaagcagcagcaggggtCATGA